A single window of Helicoverpa armigera mitochondrion, complete genome DNA harbors:
- the ND4L gene encoding NADH dehydrogenase subunit 4L has product MMILNMWFIFILMFIIGNFIFISKNKPLLIVLLSLEFIVLSIFFFMLVYLMMIDYDMYMLMVFLVFSVCEGALGLSILVSMIRTHGNDYFRSFNLL; this is encoded by the coding sequence ATGATAATTTTAAATATATGATTTATTTTTATTTTAATATTTATTATTGGTAATTTTATTTTTATTTCTAAAAATAAGCCTTTATTAATTGTTTTGTTAAGTTTAGAATTTATTGTATTAAGAATTTTTTTTTTTATATTAGTTTATTTAATAATAATTGATTATGATATATATATATTAATAGTATTTTTAGTTTTTTCAGTTTGTGAGGGGGCTTTAGGTTTATCAATTTTAGTTTCTATAATTCGTACTCATGGTAATGATTATTTTCGAAGATTTAATTTATTATAG
- the ND6 gene encoding NADH dehydrogenase subunit 6 — MTKMIFSILLIMISIYMYMLNNPLSMGLMILFQTLLSCLMTGMLIKTYWFSYILFLTFLGGLLVLFIYVSSIASNEMFKPTFNLKKIGLFLIMFLITIQFIYYNNMYWMNLSTNFDMDNFKELIFFFNNENKINLSKLYNNQTFLIMTMLVIYLFITLIAVVKITNIYYGPLRSSLN; from the coding sequence ATTACAAAAATAATTTTTTCTATTTTATTGATTATAATCTCAATTTATATATATATATTAAATAACCCTCTTTCTATAGGATTAATAATTTTATTTCAAACATTATTATCTTGTTTAATAACGGGAATATTAATTAAAACTTATTGATTTTCTTATATTTTATTTTTAACTTTCTTAGGAGGTTTATTAGTTTTATTTATTTATGTTTCAAGAATTGCCTCAAATGAAATATTTAAACCGACATTTAATTTAAAAAAAATTGGATTATTTTTAATTATATTTTTAATTACAATTCAATTTATTTATTATAATAATATATATTGAATAAATTTATCAACTAATTTTGATATAGATAATTTCAAAGAATTAATTTTTTTTTTTAATAATGAAAATAAAATTAACTTAAGAAAATTATATAATAATCAAACATTTCTAATTATAACAATATTAGTAATTTACCTATTCATTACTTTAATTGCAGTAGTAAAAATTACTAATATTTATTATGGCCCATTACGATCCTCTTTAAATTAA
- the CYTB gene encoding cytochrome b, whose protein sequence is MMNKNFYMIRKTHPILKIINNSLIDMPSPSNISSWWNFGSLLGLCLIIQILTGLFLTMYYTANIELAFYSVNYICRNVNYGWLIRTLHANGASFFFICVYLHIGRGIYYESFNLKYTWMVGVIILFLLMATAFMGYVLPWGQMSFWGATVITNLLSAIPSLGVKIVTWIWGGFAVDNATLTRFYTFHFLLPFIILMMTMIHLLFLHQTGSNNPLGLNSNLDKIPFHPFFVFKDLIGFIILLFLLTILTLTNPYLLGDPDNFIPANPLVTPVHIQPEWYFLFAYAILRSIPNKLGGVIALVMSILILIILPFTFNKKIQGIQFYPINQLLFWSMITIIILLTWIGARPVEDPYIIVGQLLTIMYFSYFIINPLIGKYWDNLIFN, encoded by the coding sequence ATGATAAATAAAAACTTTTATATAATCCGAAAAACACATCCCATTTTAAAAATTATTAATAATTCTTTAATTGATATACCAAGACCTTCTAATATTTCTTCTTGATGAAATTTTGGATCTTTATTAGGTTTATGTTTAATTATTCAAATTTTAACAGGCTTATTTTTAACTATATATTACACTGCTAATATTGAATTAGCATTTTATAGAGTAAATTATATTTGTCGAAATGTAAATTACGGTTGATTAATTCGTACCCTTCATGCTAACGGAGCTTCATTCTTTTTTATCTGTGTATATTTACATATTGGACGAGGAATTTATTATGAATCTTTTAATTTAAAATATACTTGAATAGTAGGAGTAATTATTTTATTTCTATTAATAGCAACAGCATTTATAGGTTATGTTTTACCTTGAGGTCAAATATCTTTTTGAGGAGCTACTGTTATTACAAATTTATTATCAGCTATCCCATCATTAGGTGTAAAAATTGTAACTTGAATTTGAGGGGGATTCGCAGTAGATAACGCAACATTAACTCGATTTTATACTTTTCATTTTCTTTTACCATTTATTATTTTAATAATAACTATAATTCATTTATTATTTCTTCACCAAACAGGATCAAATAACCCCTTAGGTTTAAATAGAAATTTAGATAAAATCCCTTTCCATCCATTTTTTGTATTTAAAGACTTAATTGGATTTATTATTTTATTATTTTTATTAACTATTTTAACTTTAACTAACCCATATTTATTAGGAGATCCAGATAATTTTATCCCAGCAAATCCATTAGTAACTCCTGTTCACATTCAACCAGAATGATATTTTTTATTTGCTTATGCAATTTTACGATCAATTCCTAATAAATTAGGAGGAGTAATTGCATTAGTTATATCAATTCTTATTTTAATTATTTTACCTTTTACATTTAATAAAAAAATTCAAGGTATTCAATTTTACCCTATTAATCAATTATTATTTTGATCAATAATTACTATTATTATTTTATTAACTTGAATTGGAGCCCGACCAGTAGAAGACCCATATATTATTGTTGGACAATTATTAACTATCATATATTTTTCTTATTTTATTATTAACCCTTTAATTGGAAAATACTGAGATAATTTAATTTTTAATTAA